A stretch of DNA from Cloacibacillus sp.:
GGCATCATGGGGCTGCTGCTGACGCTGACGCTCATCTCAATGATGTCGATGGCCATCGTCCGTGAGAGCGAGCAGGGGACGCTTGAGCAGCTGCTCGTCACGCCGATGAAGATATGGGAACTGCTCTTCTCCAAGATAATCCCCTACATCGTCGTCGGCTACGTGCAGGTATTTATCTCCATCGTCGTCGGCATATTCGTCTTCAACATGCCCTTCCTCGGGAGCCTCACTCTCTTCTACTTCCTCACCTTCTTCTACGTGGTGGCGAGCCTCTCGCTGGGCATCATGATCTCCTGCTTCGCGCAGAACCAGACGCAGGCGCTCCAGATGTCTGTATTCATCATCCTGCCCAGCGTGCTCCTCTCGGGCTTCGTATTCCCGCTCGAATCGATGCCCGCGGGCTTCCGCTACCTTGGCGAGTGCTTCCCGATAACATACTACATCAGCCTCTCGCGCCAGATAATCCTCAAGGGCGGCGGCCTCGCCTACGTCTGGCAGGACACCCTCGCGCTCGTCGCCTACATTGCGGTGATGTTTACGGCGTCGATACTGATGTTCAAACGCCGCTTCGTTCCGTAAGCCGCGGCGTTTCCTGATGATCTTTCAGATTCCTAGAGGCATAAACGTGGGAAAGGACAGATAAAAAATGTTCACGAAAAAAATTGTCATGGCTTTTCTGATAATATCGCTCACGGCGGGAGCGGCGGCCGCTTCGCAGAGACCGGCTGCGGAGGATGGCGCGCCGCAGACGCCGCCGGTAACGGTTCCCGCCGTAGACGACGCGCTGCTTGCGGCGCTGCTGACGACGGTCTACTCAAATAATCCGCAGATCGCGGCGGCGGCTCAGAAGACGGCGGCCGCGGAGGCTCAGATCTCCCAGGCGCAGGCAAAAATGGGGCCGCGGGCCTCGGCGGGCATGGCGGCCCTCTGGCAGCGCGACGGCATATCAACTAATGTCGATATTCTCGGGCGTTCGATGAATGTGCCGATCCTCGGGTCGCACACCTACGCGGCGGCGGTCGGGCTTACACAGGTCATCTACGCCGGCGGCTCGCTGACGGCGAATAAACAGGCGGCGCAGCTTGCGCGCGACGCCGTTGAAGCGCAGGAGCGGCGCACGCGGCAGGGCGTGGAAAACGCCGTCTGCCGCGCCTACTACGCGCTGCGCTGCGCGCAGGCCAAAGAGCTGGTAGCCGCGGAGGCTGTCGAGCTCTCCAAAAGCCACATGGCGCAGGCGGAAAAACTCTTCAAAGCCGGAGTGGTGGCGAAAAACGACGTCCTGCGCAGCAAAGTGGCGGTAGCCTCGGCGGAGCTGGACCTCATCCGCGCGCAGAACGGCAGCGCCGTCGCGCTCACGGCCCTGCGCCGCGCTGTGGGGACCGACCTTCCCGACGGCCTCGCGGAGACGCGCCCGCTCGATAAAATATTTCCCACGGCGAAAGAGATGACGCCGCTCGTCCTCTCCGGAGACGCCGTACAGGCCGCCTTCGCGGAGCGCGAAGAGCTCAAAGTCTACGCGCTTCTCAGCGGACAGGCGGAAAAACTGGCGCGCGCCGCGCAGGGGCAGCTGCTGCCGCAGATACTAGGCGCGGTAGGCTACGTGGCGGCGGACGATAAATTCTTCCCCAGCGAACAGAGCGAACCGGTGGCGGCGGTTGGCCTCTACTGGAACTTCTACGACAGCGGCGAGATGCATGCCAAGACGACGGAGGCCAAAGCCAAGGCCAAAGAGCTGCTGTTCATGCTCGACGACATGAAAAACGCCATCCGCATGGAGGTTACGCAGGCCGAACTCAACCTGAAATCGGCGGAGAGCCGCCTCGTCGTCGCCACGAGGCAGTCAAACGAGGCGCGCGAGGACTACCGGATCGCCGCACGCCGCTACGCCGAGAGCGTCGGCACCAACCTCGACACCCTCGACGCGCGCCTCGCGCTGACAAACAGCCTCACGGAGCTGGCCACCGCGATGTACGATATCAAATCCGCCGAGGCCGACCTGCGCTACGCGATAGGCGAATAAAAAGAGGCATACTGTAAGGGATCAATAAATCAACGAGCCACCAATTCGTCACACCGGCCCTCGGGCAGGAGTGATGGATTGGGGGCTCGCTTTTTGTACGTTGAAATGATACCCGGAGAGACTCTGTACTCCAAAGTGACGGCGGCTACTCTTGCTATCCGCCTGTGATTGTTTCTGGTGGTTTTGTTCTAAACGGCAGCTGTAAAAACCGATACGATGTACGGTTCAGATTTGTTACGGCTGCTGCCGTTTCTGTTGGTTTTGCTTTCTTACCGCCGGGATCGCCTCTACGGAGAGGACTCCCGCGAGGATGAGCGCCGAGGCGATGAAGATGCGCCAGGTCATCGGCTCGCCGATAAAGATCACGCCGATGGCGCTGCCGAAGATGCCGGAGGTAGAGAGCAGGATCGCGACGTGCGTGGAGGTGGTGTATTTCTGCGCGGTGGTCTGGAGGACGAGGGTCAGCGCGAAGCCGATGGTGCCCGCATAGACGATCGCCGCCCACGCCGCGCCGCTGAGATGCGCCGGTATCGGTTCAAAGGCGAGGGCCGCGGCCACGGCGAGGATCATGCCGCCGAAGGCCTGCCAGCAGGCGAGGCCGCAGGGATCGGCGCCGTCGACAAATTTCTGCACAAGCAGAATGTAGGCGGTGACGAAGAGCATCGCGCCCGCGGAAAGCAGGTCGCCGGTGTTTACCGAGAGGTTTCCGTCAAGGACGAGTCCAGCCATGCCCGCGGTGCAGAGGGCGACGGCGGTGACAACGTGCCAGCCGGGAAATTTTCTCGTGAAGAGCCAGACGGAGAGCGGCACGAAGACGACGGACATGGAAATGATGAACGACTGGTTGCCGGCGGTGGTGTAGAGCAGGCCCACCGCCCCCGCGAGGTAGGCGCAGATAAAGACCATGCCGGTGAAGGTGCCCGCGGCCTTCGCGCGGCGCTCCATCGCCATCGCCCTTTTGCCGAATATGAGCATGACGGTGCCCCAGGCGATGATGAAACGCAGCGCGCAGAACCAGAAGGGGGTTATCCCGTCCAGAGCGTCTCGGATGACGACGTTCGTTGCCCCCCATATCAGGGCTACCAGGAGGACGGCGAGGTCTCCGATGATCATTTGTCTGCGTTTCGCTTCCATGGTAATAAAACCTCTTTTTTCGCGGTATATTTTTTACGAACATCGTTATATTATATCATTCAGTAAAATAACGGTAAAAAAATAAAAGGATTCCCTCTGGCGCTCTCCTCCTTGCCTGCGTTCTTTACAGATTTATTTTTTTTGCAGCCAGCTTATAATCGGAACGCCCGGCTGGCGGCTGGCGTTTCACCCCTGCGGCTGTTTTCTGTGGAGGGATTTCCGGGGTGCTTGTTCGGCCGGTGTTTTTGCAGCTTCACCGAAAGGGGCCGATGATGGATATTACTGAAAAGAACGCGAAGAGGTTATGGAAGCGGATTTTATGGATACCGACCCTGATCGTGCTCGTTGCCTGCGCCAGTATCGCGCTCTTTAGCGTAAGCACGGTGCGGGTGGCCAGAAACAGGAATTACATGATGCTGACCGAATCCGGCAGGCAGCAGGCCGAGATATTCGACCTCTCACTGGCGGAGCAATATAAGACTCTCACGATCTTCGCGAACAGCCTCCGCCTTGATGAAAATATCCTGAACGATGAGCACGAGCTTTTTCAGCGGCTCGTCCTAATGAAAGAGACGATGCGCGTCTCACACGTCGGGATCGCGGACGCGGCTGGCGAGGGCTTTCTCGGCAGCGGCCGAAAGATAAATGTCAAAAATTATAGTTTTTTTGCCAGGGCCATGGATATGGCAAGTTCCGCCGAGCTGGAACGGAAGTTCCCCGGCGGCGAAGAGGGGCGCCTCTTTGTCATCTCCGTACCGCTGATAAGGAACGGGCGGTCCGTGGGTGTCGTATTCGCCTGCTGCAGCGATGCTGAATTCAGAAAAATCGTGAAGCTGTCGACCTTCGATGGGGAGAGTTATTCCTTCGTCGTGAACAAGGACGGCGATATAATGCTTGGGAGCGCCAGCCGGGATTTTCTTCTCCGTGAGGCGCACGTTGCTCCGAGGGCGCAGGAAAACTATCTCAGCCTAATAAAAGAGAGCGAGCTGGAACGTGGCTTCTCGGCGCGGAAAATTGCCGAGGACATGGAGAATGGGCGCGGCGGCGCAGCCGAGGTCTCTTACCGCGGCAAGCGCCGGTATGTAGCCTATGAGCCGCTCGGTATAAACGGCTGGTATCTGGTCAATTCAACGCCGGCGCGTGTGGTGGAGGGACCGGCTAGAAGGACGATCGCTGCGGTCTTTGTGCTTTTGGGCATCATCACAGCCTGTTTTTTACTGTTGATTTTTTATATTTACCGGCTTAACGCGAGAAATAACAGGGAGCTGATTCTGGGGCATGAACAGCTGCGCCAGTCGGAAGAGATATACCGTATCGCGGCGAATTTTTCCGACGCCGTACTCTTTGTCATCGACTTCCCCAACGATAAGGTGACCTTTAACCGCAATTTTAAGGAAAAACTTGGTTATGAGCCGCGTTTTTCCTCTTTAAGCGAGATGATGCGCCTTCTGGATACGTTCATAAATGAAAATGATCTTGAGGCGGTAAGGGCGGTGGGCGATAATCTCAGCAGCCAGGAGCTGGAGTGCTGCATTGAGTTCCGCCTTCAAAGGCCCTGCGGCAGAGAGCAGTGGGAGCGCGCCGAGTTCACAAGGATATTCGATCCAGAAGGGGGCCTGCAGCGGGTCATTGGCCGTCTCGTGAATATTGACGAGGAGAAGCGCAGCCTGCGGCAGCTCATAAATCTGGCCGAGAGCGACCCTCTCACGGGGCTGCTGAACCGCAAAGCCGCCGAAGAGCGGATAAGGGCCTTCCTCGCGGACACGGGGGACTGCGGGCTGCACGCGCTCTTTATCGCCGACATAGATGATTTTAAGCTGATCAACGATGGCTACGGTCATATTGAAGGGGACCGGACGATCATCTCGATCGCGCAGGAGATGAAGAAGTTTTTCCGCGGCTCGGACATCATCGGCCGGCTTGGCGGCGATGAGTTTGTGGCGCTGCTGAAGGATGTTCCGTCGATGGATGTCGTGCGCCTGCAGGCCGCCGATTTTTGTGCCGTCTTTGAGCAGGGGTGCCGCGTCTGCACGCTCCGCGCCCACGTTTCCATGAGCGTGGGGATCGCCGTCACCGTTGGCGGCCAGAAGAGCTTTGACGAGCTTTACCGCGAGGCCGACGCCGCGCTCTACCGCGTCAAGGCGGCGGGAAAGAACGATTACCATATTTATAACGACGGCGTCGCGTAAGCCGAGCCGCGGCGAGGACCACGCCGCCGGTGTATTTGAGAGCCTCTCTCGTTATCCATTTTCCAGTATGGTTATTGTATGGTAATTTTATAGACGATGTCCCCACAAAGATAAGGTACTTTTCTTAAATATTTGCCGTTCCCCCGGCGGGGCATATGGCAAACGCGTCACACTTTTTACATCACCTCTTTCAATATAGACATTTAGCAGTCCGCGCCGTCCGCCGGAGGGAACGTCTGCGGCGGTTTTTCATGCGTTTGTCCCGGCGCGGTTCAGGGCAAACGCATGAACGTCAGTGTCATTGCCCATGCTGCCGGACAGCGTCATTTTTATAGTTTTCACAGTGTTCGCCGTAAATTACCTTAGAAATATTAAGAAAAATAACGCGGGGTCCCCTTCCTGTAAATGCTCACCGCGGCCTGCCTCTGCCATGTTAAAGCGAAAAATGCCGCTGTCCGGCATCGCGGTCTGCTCAATATTCGTCAAAAGACTTGACGCGTTTGTCCGGATATGATTATTTGGACATTTACAATTTTGAATTGTAAAGAGTATAATTATGAAATATTTTATAATAAATAATGAATTTTAATGGTTATAAAACAAATTGCGGTTATAAGAACCGGATAAAACCATCATTTCTCTGATATTATCCGCCTGCCATTAAATTGGAAGGAGATATTTATGGTAAATTGGAAAAAATACGCGGCGAAGAATATTTGCCGTATTATCGGCGTTCCTTCCGTCATTGCGCTGGCGGCCTTTGTCAGTATGCTTATATTCAGCGTCGATGTCACGCACCAGACTGAGGAAAATACATTTTCCATGCTGATGGATTCCGCGAAGCAGCAGGTCATGCTCTTCGACGTGTCGATAGAGGGGCAGGTCAACATGCTTTCGACTCTTGCCGACAGTATCGCCAAGCCGGTGGGGGAGGGGCATGATCTCAGGGAATTTATTCCGCGGCTGGAGATGATGAAATATTCCTCCAACTTTACAAACGTGGGGATCACGGGCAAGGACGGAGAGGGATATATCTCAAGCGGCCATCATATCAATATTGGGGACAGGGGGTATTTTCAGAAAAGTATGCTCTTTCAGACCGTCGTCGAGAAGGTAAAATCCGGCAAGGTCATTAAAACGCCGATTTTTATCATATCGGTGCCAATTGTGGATAATGAACGCGTGGTGGGTATTCTTTTCGGGAGCTACAATTTTTCCCAGTTCAAGTCGATCGCGAAGATAGACGCCTTTAAGGGCAGCAGTTACTGTTTTATCGTCGACAGCGACGGCTGTATAGTCATCGGCACGGATAAGCGTCATTTCTTTACGGACGGCAAGTTAGCGGAGGAGTCGCTGTATAGCGTTAATTTTCTGGATGAACTGAAGAACGGCACTATCGACAGAAGAGATTCTTTTAATAAGTTCATGAATAATTTTAAATCTGAAAGAGGCGGGATGTTCGGTTACTCTTTCGGCGGGAGCAGACGTTATGCCGTTTATCAGCCGCTTGGTATCAACGGCTGGGTCTTGTTCAATATGATAGACGCCTCTTCGGTCGACGCGCGGAAGAATAAGATACTGTATTCCGCCTTCGTCGTCATCGGGATAGTCGCCCTATGTTCGCTGTTTTTGGTCTTCTGTATATACAGACTGAACGCCGAGAAGAACAGAGAGCTTCGTGAGAGCGAGGAGCTCTATCGCGTCGTTGAAAATTTTACCAATATGGTGATTTTTGACATGAGTATAAAGAACGACACGATCAGATATAACGAAAATTTTGAGGAGATGTTCGGTTATAAGCCGAGGTTCTTTAAGTTCTCCGAACTTGTGGAAAATTATGCTGCTATAGTATACGAGGATGATCTGCCGATGATCGACAAGATGCTGAACGCCATCCCCGTCGCCGAGTGCGGCTCGGCGGAATTTCGCTGTATCTCTCCCTTCGGTTATTGTATTTGGATGAGGATCGAGTATAACAAGCTGCACGGCGAGGACGGACAGGTCCAGCGCATCGTCGGACGGCTGACGAATATCGACGACGAGAAGAAGAAGTTTCAGCGGCTGCGTTTGGCGGCGGAGCGCGATTCTCTTACGGGGCTGCTGAACCGCAAGACGGCGGAGGGACAGATAAGGGCCGCCCTTGCGGGAGGTGGCGGCGGGCTGCATGCCCTTTTCATCATCGATGTGGATGATTTCAAGTCGATCAACGACGGCTTTGGGCATATTGAGGGAGACCGGGTGCTCATGGCGATCGCGAAGGCGATGGAGGAATTTTTCCGCGGCTCCGATATTATCGGGAGGCTCGGCGGCGATGAATTTGTTGTGTTGTTGAAGGATATTCCCTCGATCGATGTCTTGAAGACGCGGGCCGCCGGCTTACGCGCCCTTTTTTCAAAGATAGGCGGCTCCTGTTCACTTCCTGGGCATATCTCCGCGAGCTTCGGCGTCTCAGTCGCCTCCGGTGGCCGGAAGAGTTTTGAGGAGCTTTATCGGGAGGCTGACGAGGCGCTGTACAGGGCCAAGGCCGAGGGGAAAAACGGTTATCATATTTACGGCGGTTAAAGCCCGGATGCCGGTTTGGTCATGTTTGCAGATAAGAGGAAGAGAACTTATAATTTAGCCCATGTATGAATCAGTGAAGTTTGACGGAGGGATTTTTATGGGCAATTGTATTACCAGAGAGGCGGCCCTTGAGCTGCTTAGAAAATATAACAAAGAGGAGTTCCATCTGCTTCATGCTCTGACGGTGGAGGGCGTGATGCGCTGGTACGCGAACGATCTCGGTTACGGTGATGAGGCCGATTACTGGGCGGCGATAGGGCTGCTTCACGACATAGACTTTGAGCTCTATCCCGATGAGCATTGTAAAAAGGCTCCCGAGCTGCTGGCGGAGGGCGGCGTGGACGAGGCGATGATACGCTCCGTATGCAGCCACGGCTACGGCCTCTGCTCGGATATCAAACCGGAGCATCTGATGGAGAAGGTGCTCTTCGCCTCCGACGAACTGACGGGCCTTATCGGGGCGGCGGCGCTGATGCGCCCCTCGAAGAGCGTGCAGGATATGGAGCTCAAGAGTCTTAAAAAGAAGTATAAAGATAAAAAATTCGCCGCCGGCTGCTCGCGCGAGGTGATCGCGCAGGGCGCGGAGATGCTCGGATGGGAGCTGGACACGCTGCTTGAAAAGACCCTCGAGGCGATGCGCTCCTGCGAAGCGGGCGTCGCCGTCGAGCTGGAAAGTATAAAATAATTGAACGGCAAAAGGGCGCTGATTGCGATGAGCGGCGGAGTGGACAGCTCCGTCGCCGCCTTTTTAACGAAGGAGGCGGGCTTCGACTGCGCGGGCGCGACGATGAAGCTCTTCTCGAACGAGGATATCGGCGTCGAGGGCGAGAGCCGCTGCTGCTCTCTTGACGATGTGGAGGATGCGCGCAGCGTCGCGAACCGGCTCGGCATTCCCTTCTTTGTCTTTAACTTTTCCGATAATTTTCGCCGCGAGGTGATAGAGCGCTTTATCGCCGCCTATAAGAGCGGCGCGACGCCCAACCCCTGCATCGACTGCAACCGTTTTCTGAAGTTTGATAAATTTTTCTCCCGCGCTAAGGAGCTTGATATAGGTCATATCGTGACGGGGCACTACGCCGCCGTCTATTATGACGCGGCCTCGCGGCGTTGGGGTCTGAAAAAGGGGGCGGACGAGAGCAAGGATCAGAGCTATGTCCTCTACTCGCTGACGCAGGAGCAGCTTGCGCACACGCTGCTGCCGCTCGGCGGCATGTCGAAGGCCGAGGTGCGCGAAGCCGCGCTGGAGAACGGCTTTGTCAACGCGAAGAAGCGGGAGAGCCAGGATATCTGCTTCGTCCCCGACGGCGATTACGCCGCCTTTATCGAACACTATACGCGGGAGCCGAACTGTCCCGGCGATTTTGTCGACGGCGGGGGGCGGGTGCTCGGACGCCACCGCGGCTTTGTCCGCTACACGATCGGCCAGCGGCGCGGCCTTGGCCTCTCGCTGCGCGAGCCCCTCTATGTCTGCGCGAAGCGCG
This window harbors:
- a CDS encoding diguanylate cyclase — translated: MMDITEKNAKRLWKRILWIPTLIVLVACASIALFSVSTVRVARNRNYMMLTESGRQQAEIFDLSLAEQYKTLTIFANSLRLDENILNDEHELFQRLVLMKETMRVSHVGIADAAGEGFLGSGRKINVKNYSFFARAMDMASSAELERKFPGGEEGRLFVISVPLIRNGRSVGVVFACCSDAEFRKIVKLSTFDGESYSFVVNKDGDIMLGSASRDFLLREAHVAPRAQENYLSLIKESELERGFSARKIAEDMENGRGGAAEVSYRGKRRYVAYEPLGINGWYLVNSTPARVVEGPARRTIAAVFVLLGIITACFLLLIFYIYRLNARNNRELILGHEQLRQSEEIYRIAANFSDAVLFVIDFPNDKVTFNRNFKEKLGYEPRFSSLSEMMRLLDTFINENDLEAVRAVGDNLSSQELECCIEFRLQRPCGREQWERAEFTRIFDPEGGLQRVIGRLVNIDEEKRSLRQLINLAESDPLTGLLNRKAAEERIRAFLADTGDCGLHALFIADIDDFKLINDGYGHIEGDRTIISIAQEMKKFFRGSDIIGRLGGDEFVALLKDVPSMDVVRLQAADFCAVFEQGCRVCTLRAHVSMSVGIAVTVGGQKSFDELYREADAALYRVKAAGKNDYHIYNDGVA
- a CDS encoding ABC transporter permease; the protein is MNWERMHALIVKEFIQLMRDRITLAIVVFMPLAQLLIFGFAINTDVKHLHTVVFDQSRTQESRAMINSLTSSNYFDIIKYAGSVKEVDQTVESGRAKVGIVFPPDYASRIKGGRQTSVQVIIDATDNLSASSALAAAQTIGMLKSQEILAEKFSRLGMKIPGQAVDMRIRLWYNPDFITSWYIVPGIMGLLLTLTLISMMSMAIVRESEQGTLEQLLVTPMKIWELLFSKIIPYIVVGYVQVFISIVVGIFVFNMPFLGSLTLFYFLTFFYVVASLSLGIMISCFAQNQTQALQMSVFIILPSVLLSGFVFPLESMPAGFRYLGECFPITYYISLSRQIILKGGGLAYVWQDTLALVAYIAVMFTASILMFKRRFVP
- a CDS encoding hydrolase, whose translation is MGNCITREAALELLRKYNKEEFHLLHALTVEGVMRWYANDLGYGDEADYWAAIGLLHDIDFELYPDEHCKKAPELLAEGGVDEAMIRSVCSHGYGLCSDIKPEHLMEKVLFASDELTGLIGAAALMRPSKSVQDMELKSLKKKYKDKKFAAGCSREVIAQGAEMLGWELDTLLEKTLEAMRSCEAGVAVELESIK
- a CDS encoding DMT family transporter; this encodes MEAKRRQMIIGDLAVLLVALIWGATNVVIRDALDGITPFWFCALRFIIAWGTVMLIFGKRAMAMERRAKAAGTFTGMVFICAYLAGAVGLLYTTAGNQSFIISMSVVFVPLSVWLFTRKFPGWHVVTAVALCTAGMAGLVLDGNLSVNTGDLLSAGAMLFVTAYILLVQKFVDGADPCGLACWQAFGGMILAVAAALAFEPIPAHLSGAAWAAIVYAGTIGFALTLVLQTTAQKYTTSTHVAILLSTSGIFGSAIGVIFIGEPMTWRIFIASALILAGVLSVEAIPAVRKQNQQKRQQP
- a CDS encoding TolC family protein — encoded protein: MAFLIISLTAGAAAASQRPAAEDGAPQTPPVTVPAVDDALLAALLTTVYSNNPQIAAAAQKTAAAEAQISQAQAKMGPRASAGMAALWQRDGISTNVDILGRSMNVPILGSHTYAAAVGLTQVIYAGGSLTANKQAAQLARDAVEAQERRTRQGVENAVCRAYYALRCAQAKELVAAEAVELSKSHMAQAEKLFKAGVVAKNDVLRSKVAVASAELDLIRAQNGSAVALTALRRAVGTDLPDGLAETRPLDKIFPTAKEMTPLVLSGDAVQAAFAEREELKVYALLSGQAEKLARAAQGQLLPQILGAVGYVAADDKFFPSEQSEPVAAVGLYWNFYDSGEMHAKTTEAKAKAKELLFMLDDMKNAIRMEVTQAELNLKSAESRLVVATRQSNEAREDYRIAARRYAESVGTNLDTLDARLALTNSLTELATAMYDIKSAEADLRYAIGE
- the mnmA gene encoding tRNA 2-thiouridine(34) synthase MnmA; protein product: MNGKRALIAMSGGVDSSVAAFLTKEAGFDCAGATMKLFSNEDIGVEGESRCCSLDDVEDARSVANRLGIPFFVFNFSDNFRREVIERFIAAYKSGATPNPCIDCNRFLKFDKFFSRAKELDIGHIVTGHYAAVYYDAASRRWGLKKGADESKDQSYVLYSLTQEQLAHTLLPLGGMSKAEVREAALENGFVNAKKRESQDICFVPDGDYAAFIEHYTREPNCPGDFVDGGGRVLGRHRGFVRYTIGQRRGLGLSLREPLYVCAKRAADNTVVLGRSEELFSKSLTASELNLIACDRLVAPTRVKAKVRYKQREQWATVEQTAEDRIRVDFDEPQRAVTPGQAVVLYDGDCVVGGGTIE
- a CDS encoding diguanylate cyclase, which encodes MVNWKKYAAKNICRIIGVPSVIALAAFVSMLIFSVDVTHQTEENTFSMLMDSAKQQVMLFDVSIEGQVNMLSTLADSIAKPVGEGHDLREFIPRLEMMKYSSNFTNVGITGKDGEGYISSGHHINIGDRGYFQKSMLFQTVVEKVKSGKVIKTPIFIISVPIVDNERVVGILFGSYNFSQFKSIAKIDAFKGSSYCFIVDSDGCIVIGTDKRHFFTDGKLAEESLYSVNFLDELKNGTIDRRDSFNKFMNNFKSERGGMFGYSFGGSRRYAVYQPLGINGWVLFNMIDASSVDARKNKILYSAFVVIGIVALCSLFLVFCIYRLNAEKNRELRESEELYRVVENFTNMVIFDMSIKNDTIRYNENFEEMFGYKPRFFKFSELVENYAAIVYEDDLPMIDKMLNAIPVAECGSAEFRCISPFGYCIWMRIEYNKLHGEDGQVQRIVGRLTNIDDEKKKFQRLRLAAERDSLTGLLNRKTAEGQIRAALAGGGGGLHALFIIDVDDFKSINDGFGHIEGDRVLMAIAKAMEEFFRGSDIIGRLGGDEFVVLLKDIPSIDVLKTRAAGLRALFSKIGGSCSLPGHISASFGVSVASGGRKSFEELYREADEALYRAKAEGKNGYHIYGG